A single genomic interval of Granulicella tundricola MP5ACTX9 harbors:
- the queF gene encoding preQ(1) synthase: MRTQNTGYTDDHAASGLDHVFPAIDVWANQFQGYEILVDDPEFTSICPKTGLPDFGILTIRYMPRKECLELKSLKEYLFHYRNLGIFQENIVNQILDDVVKATDPVWAVIKGDFRPRGGISTTVTATYPRPLDAKPPVG; this comes from the coding sequence ATGCGTACTCAGAACACGGGCTATACCGACGACCATGCTGCTTCAGGGCTCGACCATGTCTTTCCTGCGATCGACGTGTGGGCGAACCAGTTTCAGGGATACGAGATCCTTGTGGACGATCCTGAATTTACCTCCATCTGCCCGAAAACCGGGCTCCCCGACTTCGGGATTCTGACGATCCGCTACATGCCCCGCAAGGAGTGCCTGGAGCTGAAGAGCCTGAAGGAGTACCTGTTCCACTACCGGAACCTGGGGATCTTTCAGGAGAATATTGTGAACCAGATTCTGGATGACGTGGTGAAGGCTACCGATCCGGTCTGGGCTGTGATCAAGGGCGACTTCCGTCCTCGGGGTGGGATTTCTACTACGGTTACGGCGACCTATCCTCGTCCGCTGGATGCTAAACCTCCGGTTGGGTAG
- a CDS encoding M48 family metallopeptidase, with product MRQLSSLGLAALLIAPVAGLAQAPSTTTPPATTKNPTGAPSPLPTPPATTPADDKKAAAKAKAQTDTLPSPGEDLKTNIKAGSEDDVNAIGTRNIGGRGMGNWYSTNWEIGVGKQYSMEVEKSAHLVTDPVIVEYVNRIGQNLVKNSDAKVPFTIKVIDSDEVNAFALPGGFFYVNSGLLMNCDEEAELAGVMAHEISHVVAHHAARQQTKMNYAQIASVPLIIMTQGSYTGYGIYEAAQLAIPMTFLKFSRMEEAEADYLGVQYMYKAGYDPQSFITLFEKLDALEKHKPGTLAKAFSDHPQTPDRIAASEEEIATILPAKPEYIVTTSEFDDVKSRLARLENKRKLNDKKDGNKPTLRRAGGSNNDPNQPGTTTGDDRPTLGRRN from the coding sequence ATGCGTCAACTTTCTTCTCTCGGCCTCGCCGCTCTGCTCATTGCACCTGTTGCCGGGTTGGCACAGGCCCCTTCGACCACGACGCCTCCTGCTACGACCAAGAATCCTACCGGCGCACCCTCACCGCTGCCGACGCCGCCGGCGACGACTCCTGCGGATGATAAGAAGGCTGCCGCTAAGGCCAAGGCTCAGACCGATACGTTGCCCTCGCCGGGTGAAGACCTGAAGACGAACATCAAGGCCGGCAGCGAAGACGATGTGAATGCGATTGGGACTCGGAACATTGGGGGCCGGGGTATGGGGAACTGGTACTCGACCAACTGGGAGATCGGGGTCGGGAAGCAGTACTCGATGGAGGTGGAGAAGTCGGCTCACCTGGTGACCGATCCGGTGATCGTGGAGTATGTGAACCGCATCGGGCAGAACCTTGTGAAGAACTCGGATGCCAAGGTTCCGTTCACGATCAAGGTGATCGATTCCGATGAGGTGAATGCGTTTGCGCTGCCGGGCGGGTTCTTCTACGTGAACTCCGGGCTGCTGATGAACTGCGATGAAGAGGCCGAGCTGGCGGGCGTTATGGCGCATGAGATCTCGCACGTGGTGGCGCACCATGCTGCGCGGCAGCAGACGAAGATGAACTACGCGCAGATTGCGTCGGTTCCGCTGATCATCATGACGCAGGGTTCGTACACGGGTTATGGAATCTACGAGGCTGCGCAGCTTGCGATTCCGATGACGTTTCTGAAGTTCTCCCGCATGGAAGAGGCTGAGGCCGACTACCTGGGCGTGCAGTACATGTACAAGGCCGGGTACGATCCGCAGAGCTTCATCACCCTGTTCGAGAAGCTGGATGCGCTGGAGAAGCACAAGCCAGGGACGCTGGCGAAGGCGTTCTCCGATCACCCGCAGACTCCGGACCGGATCGCGGCCTCCGAGGAGGAGATTGCGACGATCCTGCCGGCGAAGCCTGAGTACATTGTGACGACGAGCGAGTTCGACGATGTGAAGTCTCGTCTGGCTCGTCTGGAGAATAAGCGCAAGCTGAACGACAAGAAGGATGGCAACAAGCCGACCTTGCGTCGGGCGGGTGGAAGCAACAATGATCCGAATCAGCCGGGTACAACTACGGGCGACGACCGTCCAACCCTTGGGCGGCGGAATTAG